From Danaus plexippus chromosome 11, MEX_DaPlex, whole genome shotgun sequence, the proteins below share one genomic window:
- the LOC133319061 gene encoding uncharacterized protein LOC133319061: MSWLIVVILFTTSSSVSRIRTEEIRDKTEDETPVQKGEEVIKVLSVQRNSHFNTNLNDKNMYETVEKMENNTYILGSSRQSSSTQTRTATVFGDPRHERVSYVISNYSNFQGQPNQKQIITKEPESVWSSNTFLTGNNFDSAANRNIRYGYTEESNQVYKLQSGNNQTQPTNIGLKVVSMLTNSNSQASGGMEMNADSRRIYESNVYNFGKGSVTGNYTKNAKEINTLNIEKNSSNTKKFNEPNRQTCLSSNSFYTFLFFFFILLKYYAY, translated from the exons ATGTCGTGGCTTATCGTAGTAATTTTGTTCACTACTAGCAGTAGTGTTTCTA GAATTCGAACAGAGGAAATTAGAGATAAGACTGAAGATGAGACACCAGTACAAAAAGGGGAGGAAGTGATTAAAGTCTTATCTGTACAAAGAAATAGCCATTTTAACACGAATTTAAATGACAAGAACATGTATGAAACAGTTGAAAAGATGGAGAACAACACTTATATATTAGGTTCTAGTCGTCAGTCATCAAGTACCCAAACACGAACTGCTACGGTATTTGGCGATCCTAGACATGAAAGGGTCTCCTATGTCATATCAAATTATTCCAATTTTCAAGGACAACCAAATCAAAAGCAGATAATCACCAAAGAACCGGAGAGCGTATGGAGTTCAAATACTTTTCTTACTGGCAATAACTTTGACAGTGCTGCTAATAGGAACATACGTTATGGATACACAGAGGAGAGCAATcaagtatataaattacaaagcGGTAATAACCAGACCCAACCGACTAATATAGGACTAAAAGTGGTATCTATGTTGACAAATAGCAATTCTCAAGCCAGCGGAGGTATGGAAATGAATGCAGATTCGCGTAGGATTTACGAAAGTAATGTATACAATTTCGGAAAGGGATCAGTAACtggaaattatacaaaaaatgctaaagaaataaacacactaaatattgagaaaaattcatcaaatacaaagaaattcaACGAACCTAACCGACAAACGTGCTTATCGTCTAATTctttttacacatttttattttttttctttatattacttaaatattatgcgtactaa
- the LOC116765643 gene encoding U2 small nuclear ribonucleoprotein A', with the protein MVKLTTELIQSSMQYINPCRDRELDLRGYKIPQIENLGATLDQFDTIDFSDNDIRKLDGFPLLKRLKCLFFNNNRIVRLTENLEQYLPNLETLVLTNNNLSELGDLDPLATLPKLRTLSLMHNPVANKQHYRAYVAYKLPELRLLDFRKIKQKERDEANTLFKSKKGKELQKEITRKAKTFVPGGNLPDPKVTNLAPQEIHKIREAIKNASSLQEVERLTRMLQSGQIPGQKPLQPQSQSNGQQDEVEEMETEQSNGQ; encoded by the exons ATGGTCAAACTTACAACTGAACTCATCCAAAGCTCTATGCAGTATATTAATCCTTGCAGGGATCGTGAATTAGACTTGAGAG GATACAAAATACCACAAATAGAGAATTTGGGTGCTACCTTAGATCAGTTTGACACAATTGATTTTTCTGACAATGATATAAGAAAGCTTGATGGGTTCCCTCTTCTTAAACGactaaaatgtttattcttcAACAATAATAGGATTGT ACGATTGACAGAAAATTTGGAACAATACCTACCTAATTTGGAGACTCTTGTTTTaactaataacaatttatctgAGTTGGGTGACCTGGATCCTTTGGCAACACTACCAAAATTAAGAACATTGTCGCTTATGCACAACCCAGTCGcaaataaacaacattataG ggcATATGTTGCTTACAAATTGCCTGAACTAAGGTTGTTAGACTTCagaaagataaaacaaaaagaaagagATGAAGCAAATACACTGTTTAAGAGCAAGAAAGGCAAGGaattacaaaaagaaataacaagaAAAGCAAAAACATTTGTTCCTGGTGGGAACTTGCCGGATCCTAAAGTTACAA ACCTTGCACCTCAAGAAATACACAAAATTCGTGAAGCTATTAAAAATGCTTCATCATTGCAAGAAGTTGAGCGTTTAACGAGGATGTTACAATCAGGACAGATACCTGGCCAAAAACCTTTGCAACCACAGAGCCAATCAAATGGACAAC AAGACGAGGTTGAAGAGATGGAGACGGAACAATCTAATGGTCAGTAA
- the LOC116765644 gene encoding NADH dehydrogenase [ubiquinone] 1 beta subcomplex subunit 7-like yields MGNLMGSLNARNVNLNMDDKPTFDPQEGFSYERKPREMIAKEEDLISARIPPKYRDYCAHHLLEYQVCRYKNVPLMYKCAHEKHAYLNCEHQDYVMRMKEFERERRLRVRENRLIGVA; encoded by the exons ATGGGGAACCTTATGGGGTCATTGAATGCTCGAAATGTAAATCTTAATATGGATGATAAACCAACTTTTGATCCTCAAGAAGGTTTCTCTTACGAACGAAAACCTAGAG aaatgatCGCCAAAGAGGAGGACCTCATTTCAGCCAGAATTCCCCCGAAGTATAGAGATTATTGTGCTCATCACTTACTAGAATACCAGGTTTGCCGTTATAAGAATGTGCCTCTCATGTACAAATGTGCACATGAAAAGCATGCCTATTTGAATTGTGAACACCAAGA ttATGTGATGAGAATGAAAGAATTTGAACGTGAGCGCCGCCTCAGAGTTAGAGAAAACCGATTGATTGGTGTTGCTTAA
- the LOC116765642 gene encoding serine/threonine-protein kinase Nek8-like, translating to MDFIKRFKKHNLKILKTIGKGTYGNVYLCEKQKDNTLTIVKDIELNIKLQDHKQDIANEVKILSKMNHPNIIKFYYCYYIDNNVMISMEYATSGNLAEYMYQWCPKLIKQQMILFYFCQVLLGVNYIHQLDIIHRDLKAENILLTGKNGLIVKIGDFGISKMLASAKKTSTVIGTPYYLAPELCEGKPYDTKSDIWALGCLLYEMCTHKRAFESETLVGLIKAITSGSVHPIDLTIYDRGLQDLIDSMLSILPDKRPTIKELIGRRILLPMTYSVFLDSGNDELLNIMFEKF from the exons atggattttataaaaagatttaaaaaacacaatttgaaaatattgaagacAATAGGAAAAGGAACTTATgg aaatgtttatttatgtgaaaaacaaaaagacaATACGCTTACAATAGTAAAAGATatagagttaaatataaagttacaagATCACAAGCag GACATAGCAAATGAAGTCAAAATTCTATCAAAAATGAATCatccaaatataattaagttttattattgttactaCATCGATAACAATGTGATGATATCTATGGAGTATGCAACTAGCGGGAATCTAGCCGAGTATATGTATCAATGGTgtccaaaattaataaaacagcaG ATGatcctgttttatttttgtcaagtTCTATTAGGAGTTAATTATATCCATCAACTAGATATTATTCACAGAGATTTGAaagcagaaaatattttattaactggaAAAAATGGACTTATTGTTAAGATAGGCGACTTCGGTATATCAAAGATGTTAGCTAG tgCAAAAAAGACGTCAACCGTTATTGGTACACCTTACTACTTGGCTCCTGAACTGTGTGAAGGAAAGCCTTACGATACCAAAAGTGACATATGGGCTTTAGGTTGtctattatatgaaatgtgcACTCATAAAAGAGCTTTTGAATCTGAG ACTTTAGTTGGATTAATTAAGGCGATCACAAGTGGAAGTGTGCATCCCATAGACTTGACGATTTATGACAGAGGTCTCCAAGATCTTATAGATTCCATGCTGTCCATCTTACCTGATAAAAGGCCGACGATTAAAGAGCTGATTGGACgaagaattttattaccaaTGACATATTCAGTATTTTTAGACTCTGGCAATGAtgaactattaaatattatgtttgagaAATTCTAA